The genomic segment TGATGGCGGCGCTCGCCGCCCGTGTCGCGGCGGAGCAGCCGGCGATTCGCAAGGACATCACGATGGTTCCGACGCCGATCATGGAGTCGCTGCTTGGTGCGACCACGCCGCGCGTACTCTGGATCCTGCTCGGCGCCGTGAGCTTCTTGTTGCTGATCGGTTGCGTGAACGCCGCGAACCTGCAACTCGCTCGGGCGACGGCGCGCCAACGCGAGCTCGCCGTGCGCCGCGCGCTCGGCGCGAGCCGTTGGCGCATCGTGCGGCAGGCGTTCATCGAGAGCGGGGCGCTCGCGCTCGCCGGCGGCGCGCTTGGCGTGCTCATGGCGCGTTTGCTCGTGACAGTCGTCGTCGCCGCGGCCCCACCCGACGTGCCACGGATCGAGCAAGCCACGCTCGATCTGACGGCGCTCGTCTTCGCTCTCGCCGCTTCGGTGGCCGTGGCGCTCGTTTTCGGCGTCGTGCCGGCAGTGCACGCCGCGCGCGGTGACCCGCACGGCGTGCTCGCGGACGGCGGTACGCGCGCCAGCGGGCGACGGGGGGCCAAGACGCGCCGCACCCTCGTGGTGGTCGAGTTGGCGTTGTCCGTGATACTGCTCTGCGGCGCCGGCCTCGCGACTCGGAGCATGATGCGGCTGCGCGGCGCCGATCCGGGTTTCCAGACGCGCGGCGTTCTCACCGCGTCCATCTCACTGCCGGGCGTCCGCTACAACACCAGCGCGAAAACCATTTCGCTCATCTATGGGTTACGCGACCGCCTCGCGGCGTCGCCCGGCGTGGATGCCGCGGGCATCGCCAGCGCGAGTCCGCTCGGCGCCGGAGGGTTCTATCTCGGTCGTTCGATGGTCGCCGAAGGCCGGGAGCCGTCGCCGGCGAACGAGGTGACGATCAACTGGACGGTCGTGACGCCGGGCTATTTCGCCGCCCTCGGCATGCCGATCGTCCGGGGCCGGGACTTCACCGCGCGCGACGATTCGGCGTCGGCGCCCGTGATGATCGTGAACGAGTATTTCGCGAAGAAGATGTTCCCCGGCGAGAATGCCCTGGGAAAGCGCGCGATGTCTTCTCGCGACGAGAAGATCGAACGCGAGATCGTCGGGGTTGTGAACGACGTGAAATACTACGGCGCGCGCGACACGGCCCGCTCACTCGTCTGGGTACCCTACGCGCAGAGGAACGCGTGGCATGGGGGGATCATCACGGTGCGCGCGCGCGGCGGCCCGGCGGCCACGCTGGCGCTGATCAAGCGAGAGCTGCGGACGTTCGACGGTGCGATCGCGCTCGCCAACGTCACGACGATGGACGACGCGCTCACGCGCTCGATGGCGAGCAATCGGTTCGTCGCCATCCTGCTCGGCGGATTCGCCGCGCTTGCCGTGCTGTTGGCCGCCGTCGGTGTATTGGGCGTTCTGTCGTACACCGTGGAACGTCGAACGCACGAACTCGGAATCCGAATCGCGCTCGGCGCGGCGCGCGCCGACGTGGTGCGGCTCGTGATGATCGAAACGCTGGGCATGGCCGCGGTCGGCGTCGCGCTGGGGCTCGGAGCGGCGCTGGCTCTCACGCGGCTGGCGGGATCCATCTTGTACCAGGTTCGCGCCGACGACCCACTCACGTTCGCGACCGTCGGCGTGGTGCTCGCCGCGGTTGCCGTCGTCGCCGCGATCGTACCCGCGCGGCGCGCCGCGCGGGTCGATCCGGCTATTGCATTACGGTCCGAGTGAGCTGCGTCGTCACCGTGGCCAGACGTTGTTCGACCGGTCGGTGTCCACGCTCCGCTTGTCGGGGTCGACCTCGATCTTGGTGATCTTCTTTCCCTTCCACCCGTACAGTCGGTCGTAGCTGATCGCGTCCGTGCTCCAGATCTCGGCCGGATAGTCGACGTTCTCCGTGGAGCCGTCGCTGAACGTGAAGCGCGCGTGCAAGGGCAGCACGCCGCGCGCGTGGTTTCCGTAGAAGACCTGCACCGAATCGATGTCGCCGACCTGTTTTTGGCGAACCGAGTCGACGGCGACGTCGAAGTGCGGATTCTCGATGAACCATTGGCGGAAGAACCAGTCGAGCCGCCTGCCGCTCACATTCTCCATCGTCCGGTAGAAGTCGGCCGGACTCGGATGTTTGAACGCCCAGCGGCGGGTGTATTCGCGGAACGCGTCGTCGAACGCCTCCGGACCGAGCACTTCGTCGCGCAGGAGCGCGAGGCCAACCGCCGTCTTCACGTACGCGTTCTCGCCGAGCAGCTGCGGCTCGATGCGATCGGGTTGCACCTCGAGCGGCTCATCGACGTTGTGCTGCATGAACGCCTCGACCTCGCGTCGATCGTGCGCTACGCGCTGATCGTACGAGCCCTTCTCCGGGAAGCGCCGCGCCTCCGAGAAATAGTTGATGAAGGTGTTGAACCCTTCATCCTGCCACATGTGCATCCGCTCGTTCGACCCGACGATCATCGGGTACCACATGTGCCCGATCTCGTGGGTGATCACGTTGTAGAGCGAGTACTTCTCCGGATTCCGGTCTTCCATCGCGAGCATCGGGTATTCCATGCCGCTGATCGGCCCCTCGACGGCGCTGATCTGCGGATAGGGATACGCGAACCACCTGTCGGAGTACTCGTTGATCGACATGCGAGACATGTCCGCCGCGTCCTTCCACGGCTCGATCGCGCTCGGCCGATAGTACGCGAAGGCCATGTGTCCCTGCCAGCTCGACGCGTCCCACATGTAGTCGGGCGATGCCGCCCACACCGCGTCGCGCACGTTGTGTGAGGTGAACCGCCAGGTGAGCATTCCGGCGGTGCCCTTGGGGCGCGCCGTGCCGTTCTTCAACTCGTCCTGCGTGATGATGTGCACCGGCGTGTCGGACTTCGACGCCTGCGCCAAACGCGATATCTGTGTCGGCGTGAGCACTTCGGTCGGGTTCTGAAGCGTCCCGGTCGCGGCGACGATGTACCCCGCGGGCACGGTCACGGAGAGGTTGAAGTCTCCGTACTCGAGATAAAACTCGCCCTGCCCGAGATACGGCTCGGTGTTCCATCCGCGCAGATCGTCGAAGACGCAGACGCGCGGATACCACTGCGCGAGCTCGTACAGCGCGCCGTCGCGCCCCATGCGGTCGGCGCCGTGCTCGGGGATGTTGAAGTGCCAGGCGACGTCGAACGTGGTCGTCTGCCCCGGTGGAAGCGGGGTCGCGAGATCCGCCTTCATCACCGTGCCTTCGACGCGAGTCTTGAGGGGAACGCCCGCGCCTTTGGCCGCGCCGTTCTTCGCCGCGCCCGAAACCTGGTTGAAATGGTCGATGAAGTCGCCGCCCTCGAAGTTCCGTGCGCCAAACCGCGACTCGGCCGGGAACACGTATGAGTTCAGCGACTTGTCCTTGAACGCGTTTTGCTCGACCTGGAACCAGACGAATCGCAGCGTGTCCGGCGAGTTGTTCGTGTAGCGCAGCAGCATCTCGCCCTTGAGCGCCTTCGCGGCGGTGTCGAGCGTTCCATGCAGGTCGTAGTCGGCGTGCTGCTGCCAGTACTTCGGCCCCGGCGATCCGTCACCGCTCCGATAGATGTTTCCGTTCGGAAGGTTGAGCGGCGCGAAGATCGAAGTGTCGGGGGCGCCCGTCGGGTCGAACCGGTTGATCGGGTTGACTGTTCCGGCGCGCGTTGCTTGACCCGCGGACTGTGCTCCCAGCGGAACGGCGGCAACCAAGGCGGCGACGAACGCCGCGGCGTGCGATCTCAAAATTGTCATTTGCCTGGTGCGAATGAGGAGCTTCGAGGGTGTTGTGCCTGCCCGACCTCTTACCCCGTCGCGGCGGCGGGGAGCCCAGCCGCCGATGGGCGAAAGCTAGCGGCGCCATCCGTGCCGAGCCCTCGGATGGCTTCAGCTTCTTACAACAGCCGTACCACGTGGCATTTCTTGCGCTCGTCCGTGCTGGCGCCGGGCGCGGCCGCCTGATTTGTTTCCGAGCACATGCACGTCCCGCCCTACACGAACCCGCCCGCCGAGACTACCGGCGATCGCCGGCCGCTAAGAATTCTGCAGTTCGGCGCGATCGCCATCGTCCTGGCCGCGACGACGTACAAACCCTTCGACCTCGACCGTTACTTCGTCCCGAAGGAGCTCGTGCTGCTGCTCTGCGCCGCCGCCGCGTCGCTGCTCGTCGTCGCGCGGCTCGTCCGCGTTTCGCTGACGATGGTGGATCTCGCGCTCGTGCTGTTCCTCGTGGCCGGGCTGGTGTCGGCGTTCGCCGCAGCCAATCCGTGGGCCGCCGAACGCGCGCTCGCGATCTCGGCCGGGGGCGCCGCCCTGTTCTGGTGCGCGGTCGCGATCCGGCGTGCCGGCCTCGCACGGCCGCTGCTCACGGCGCTCGCCGCCGCGGTCATAATCGGCGCGCTGACCGCGCTCGCGCAGGCGTACGGACTCCGCAGCGACTACTTCAGCCTGAACCGCGCTCCTGGTGGAACGTTCGGCAACAGGAACTTCGTCGCGCATCTGTGCGCGATCGGCATCCCGGTCATCGTGTTCACGACGGTGACGGCGCGCCGGCCGGCGACCGTCGTGATCGGCATTGTCGGAAGCGTGGCGGTTGCCGCGGTGCTCGCCATGTCGCGGAGCCGGGCGGCGTGGCTCGCCGTCATCGTGTCGATCGGCGCGGTGGTCGTCGCCGCGGCGCTGAGTCACGGCCAGTGGAAAGGCGCGAGAACGTTGCCGCGTCTTTCGTACCTCGGCATCGCGGCCCTCCTCGGCGCGCTGGCGGCGATCTTCCTGCCGAACCGGCTCGAATGGAAAAGCGACACGCCGTACATCGACTCGGCCGTCGGTTTAGTGAACTACAAAGAGGGAAGTGGACACGGCCGCCTCATCCAGTACACGAATTCGCTCCACATGACCGAGACGCATCCGTTGCTCGGCGTGGGTCCGGGGAATTGGCCGGTGGTGTATCCCAAATACGCGTCGCGCAACGACCCGTCGCTGTCGCAGGACGAAAGCACGACGGCGAATCCATGGCCGAGCAGCGATTGGGTCGCGTATCTGTCGGAACGCGGCGTCATCGGGCTCGGCGCGCTGGCGGTCGTCCTTCTAGGGTTGCTCCGGCGGGCCTACATGGACGTGCGGTCGACGCGGCCGCGCACCGAGATGGCGGACGCGGAGCACGTGATGATGTCGATGGCCCTCGTCGGCACGCTCACGGCCGCGATCGTCGTCGGTTCGTTTGACGCGGCCTTGATCATAGCGACGCCGGCGTATTTCGTCTGGACGCTGGCAGGCGCTTTGGCTCCGCTCTCCGACCGCACGATCATCGCGCGTCCCGCGCTCCGATTCGCGGCGCTGCTGGTGACGACGGTGTTCGGCATCGTCGCCGTCGGGCGCAGTGCCTTGCAACTGGCCGCGATCGCGACGTTCAGCGCGAACTCTCGCTTGGCGACGATCGAGCGCGCCGCGCGGCTCGATCCAGGCTCGTACCGAATACGCCTCAAGTTGGCGGAGGCGTACGTGGCGCGCGGCGAGTGCGCGAAGGCGAAACCGCAGGCACGCGCGTCTCGAGCGCTCTTACCGAGCGCGGTCGAGCCGAAACGAGTGCTCGCGCAATGCGGTTCGCGTTAGGCTAGGCCCCGGGTGGCTTCGTGGCCGGCGGAGGAGTGGTCGTGCCGCGAGGAGGGGGAAACGGAAGTCCGCCCGGCTTTCCGCGTTCCGGAATCATATACTCGGGCGGCGGCGGCTCGTTGTAGCCGCGATGACAGGTCGCGCACGTGACCTTCGGGGTGTCCTTTGGGTAAAGCTTGGGCAGCGTCACGAGGTTGATGTCGTTCGTCATCTGCTGCATGAAGCGCGCGCGCTTCTTGTCCTGCGCCGTGTCGCTCGCCCAGTTCCCCTGGTTCGCGAGGCGATGGCAGTTCGTGCAATTCCAGCTGAGCGGCGTCGCGTACTCCTTGTCCATCTTGTGCACGAGCTCCGCCGCGGTGATTCCCTTCAGCACCTGAATGTTCTTGAACACCTGCTCCGCCGGCTGATTCTCCTTGCCGGCGATCTCGCCCATGATCTGCGCGACGTAGACGGCGCGCAGCTTTTCCAGGCTGTCGCGCGACGGCGGTAGACGGCGGGGAGCGAGTGTCGTGATCTGCTGCCCGGACGACGGCTGTCCGGCCGCGGTTTGGGACGGCGAGCTCGGGGCCCGTGCCGGCGCCGGCGTCGAGCTCGCGCCTCCGTGCCCGCACGACAACGCGATGAACGACGCAACTGCACCCAACAGAGTTCGTCGACCAGCCATTTGAGTCCTCGTCCGGGGGATGACGCGAGAGTCGACGGCGGGGAAAGCGTGCCGACTCGTTGAGTTACGGCTTCTTCGCGGCGGGCGTTGGTGACCACTTGGCGATTCGGCCGCGCGGACCGGCTGCCCATCCATCGCCGTTTGGAGCGAACGTTATCGAGTTATAGGGGACGGTGTCCACCATCGCCCACGTCTCGCCCGCGTCATCAGACCGCGCGGTACCGGCCAATCCCACGGCGACAAGCTGTCGCCCACCTGACGCCGGGACGAAAGCGACGGCCGACATGAAGCCGCGCGGCAACGGACCGCGCGCTCGCCGCCAGGTCGCGCCGCCGTCGTCGCTGATCGCGACGTTGTCGAACTCCCCCTTCGGCTTGGAATACTCACCGCCGACGGCCACACCGTGCCGCGCGTCGCTGAACGCGACCGAGAAGACTCCCGAGGCGGCGTTGCCGGCGTGGATCGGTGTATCGGCGACTTGCCATGTGCGTCCACGGTCGGTCGATCGGAAGATGCGAGCGCGCTCCGCGCCGCCCGTTGCGATCCAGGCATTCGACGAACCTTGCACGATGAGGCACGTTCCGCTCGCCGCGAAGGCGCCCTCTCCGGTGAGCGCGGGAGGCGCCGCGTCAGTCGAAACCTGACTCCATGTCGTGCCGCCGTCATCCGTGGCCAGGATGAACAGTTTCCCGCCGACCGGATCGCTCAAGGCGATTCCATGTTGGTCATCCCAGAACGCGATCGCGTCGAGGAACACGCCGGCTTGTGAGGTCGTGAATTGCCTGACCCAGTTCTTGGCGTCGGTCGTGCGAAAGATCTGCGCTTGCCCCTGCTCGGCCGGCCCGGCGCTGACCACCCAGGCGAGGCGGTCGTTGCGTGGCGCGATGGCGCGAAAGTCGAGGCCCGACGCGCCCGGAACGGAATCCACCGTCCAGGTTGCACCGCCGTCGGTCGTGCGCGCGACGCGGCCGCGGGTCCCACTTGCCCAGACGACCGATGCGCTGGTCGCGACCAGGCCTCGAAACTCGGCGTTCGTTCCGCTTTGCTGCGGAACCCACTGCGCGCCCACGTTCGTCGCGAGTGCGGCCAGGATCGTCAACGCGTTCAGCGCCTTCATCGCAATGTCCCCCGGAGTCGAGTCTCATCCCCACCAGAACGCCGCGGCGATAATGCCGTACAGCCCCATGAGCGCAACCCCTTCGATCCACGTGGCCTCGCCGTCGTTGACGATGATCGCCGACGTCAGCGTGCTCAGAAGAAGCGCCGCGATGAACAGGGGCGGCAAGACCAGCGTCAGCGCTCCGCCGCCGAAGACAACTGAGTAGAGAACGAGAATCGGGATGACGACCAGCGCGATGAGCAGCGAGCTGTTGAGGACGACGCTCATCGCGTACTGAGGCCGGTTTTTCGCCGCGAGCCGGATTCCGGCCACGTTCTCGACGGCGTTACCGGCGATGGCCACGACGACGATTCCCGCGAATGCCTCCGAGATGTGCAGCGCGCGAATCGCCGGCTCCAGGGCTTCCACAAACCAGTCGGACACGACGGCCGCGCCGACCGATGCGCAGGCGAGCGTCGCGGTGGCCAGCATGATCGACCACTCGGGTTCCCCCGCTGTGACCTTCACGTGGCGAGCCGAGCGTTCGGGATTCGAGCCGAGGGAGAAGGGAAGGCTCGCCACGAACACGGCGATGAGCAGCAGCGAGCAAGCAACGCTCAGCGCTTTTTCATGCCCCGCCGCCGGCGTGTGCAGTTCGGCGGCAAGCGTCGGAATCGTCAGCGCGGCGACGGCGAGCATCATCAGCGACACGATGAGCCGTGGCGACTCCGAGTCGTACAGCATGCGGCCGTGTTTGAGTCCGCCGACGAGAATCGCCAGCCCGAGGATCAACAGTGAGTTCGCGAGGATCGAGCCGATCAGCGCGCCCTGGACGACTGACACGAGCCCCGCCCGCAGCGCGAACGTGCAGACGAGTAACTCGGGAAGATTGCCGAGCGCGGCCTGCAAGATCCCCGTCGCGGCCGGGCCGAGGTGGCCGCCCAGCTGCTCGGTGCCGCGCGAAACGTTCATCGCGAGCAGCGAGAGCGCCGCCGCCGTGGCGATGAATCGCAACACGTCGTTCGCCCCGCCAATGCGCAGCGCGGCGGTGAGGATGACCGCGGCGATGGTACCGGCGAAGACGATCCGGTCCTGTCGTGTGAGCACGTGCCAATGTAATCACACCGGCCCTTCCCACATCGTCGCGCGCCGGGTGGTTGCTCGCGGCGGCGAGTCTCATATTTCAGCGATGATCGGACTGAACGAAATACGCGACGCCCGTCAACGCATCG from the Gemmatimonadaceae bacterium genome contains:
- a CDS encoding ABC transporter permease, producing the protein MTDPTPPVKGGDAPGLIRALMRLYPPDFRRRYGEAMLAFQRERFDEATRAGESRLRVWRRALGDVTATLIAEWARELRAGETVYESSRAPLGMGERMSFIGREIVQTVRSLRRSVGFSVATITTLALGIGATTAIFSVVHSVLLAPLPFEHPERIVIPEAQLMTTGNAWGLTYADFMDWRDNHVFDAVAAYQGTDMDLTGAGEPVRVSVAAVSPQFFDALGTPPAKGRALRAVDFDVNAPRAIVVSDRFWRDQFGARADAVGSTIEMNGLKRQIVGVLPAGARWPIDVDVWVPLRFTTEQDPDLQRRDNFIFQGIARLKSGVSIEHTRTVMAALAARVAAEQPAIRKDITMVPTPIMESLLGATTPRVLWILLGAVSFLLLIGCVNAANLQLARATARQRELAVRRALGASRWRIVRQAFIESGALALAGGALGVLMARLLVTVVVAAAPPDVPRIEQATLDLTALVFALAASVAVALVFGVVPAVHAARGDPHGVLADGGTRASGRRGAKTRRTLVVVELALSVILLCGAGLATRSMMRLRGADPGFQTRGVLTASISLPGVRYNTSAKTISLIYGLRDRLAASPGVDAAGIASASPLGAGGFYLGRSMVAEGREPSPANEVTINWTVVTPGYFAALGMPIVRGRDFTARDDSASAPVMIVNEYFAKKMFPGENALGKRAMSSRDEKIEREIVGVVNDVKYYGARDTARSLVWVPYAQRNAWHGGIITVRARGGPAATLALIKRELRTFDGAIALANVTTMDDALTRSMASNRFVAILLGGFAALAVLLAAVGVLGVLSYTVERRTHELGIRIALGAARADVVRLVMIETLGMAAVGVALGLGAALALTRLAGSILYQVRADDPLTFATVGVVLAAVAVVAAIVPARRAARVDPAIALRSE
- a CDS encoding M1 family metallopeptidase, translated to MTILRSHAAAFVAALVAAVPLGAQSAGQATRAGTVNPINRFDPTGAPDTSIFAPLNLPNGNIYRSGDGSPGPKYWQQHADYDLHGTLDTAAKALKGEMLLRYTNNSPDTLRFVWFQVEQNAFKDKSLNSYVFPAESRFGARNFEGGDFIDHFNQVSGAAKNGAAKGAGVPLKTRVEGTVMKADLATPLPPGQTTTFDVAWHFNIPEHGADRMGRDGALYELAQWYPRVCVFDDLRGWNTEPYLGQGEFYLEYGDFNLSVTVPAGYIVAATGTLQNPTEVLTPTQISRLAQASKSDTPVHIITQDELKNGTARPKGTAGMLTWRFTSHNVRDAVWAASPDYMWDASSWQGHMAFAYYRPSAIEPWKDAADMSRMSINEYSDRWFAYPYPQISAVEGPISGMEYPMLAMEDRNPEKYSLYNVITHEIGHMWYPMIVGSNERMHMWQDEGFNTFINYFSEARRFPEKGSYDQRVAHDRREVEAFMQHNVDEPLEVQPDRIEPQLLGENAYVKTAVGLALLRDEVLGPEAFDDAFREYTRRWAFKHPSPADFYRTMENVSGRRLDWFFRQWFIENPHFDVAVDSVRQKQVGDIDSVQVFYGNHARGVLPLHARFTFSDGSTENVDYPAEIWSTDAISYDRLYGWKGKKITKIEVDPDKRSVDTDRSNNVWPR
- a CDS encoding O-antigen ligase family protein, whose protein sequence is MHVPPYTNPPAETTGDRRPLRILQFGAIAIVLAATTYKPFDLDRYFVPKELVLLLCAAAASLLVVARLVRVSLTMVDLALVLFLVAGLVSAFAAANPWAAERALAISAGGAALFWCAVAIRRAGLARPLLTALAAAVIIGALTALAQAYGLRSDYFSLNRAPGGTFGNRNFVAHLCAIGIPVIVFTTVTARRPATVVIGIVGSVAVAAVLAMSRSRAAWLAVIVSIGAVVVAAALSHGQWKGARTLPRLSYLGIAALLGALAAIFLPNRLEWKSDTPYIDSAVGLVNYKEGSGHGRLIQYTNSLHMTETHPLLGVGPGNWPVVYPKYASRNDPSLSQDESTTANPWPSSDWVAYLSERGVIGLGALAVVLLGLLRRAYMDVRSTRPRTEMADAEHVMMSMALVGTLTAAIVVGSFDAALIIATPAYFVWTLAGALAPLSDRTIIARPALRFAALLVTTVFGIVAVGRSALQLAAIATFSANSRLATIERAARLDPGSYRIRLKLAEAYVARGECAKAKPQARASRALLPSAVEPKRVLAQCGSR
- a CDS encoding photosynthetic reaction center cytochrome c subunit family protein yields the protein MAGRRTLLGAVASFIALSCGHGGASSTPAPARAPSSPSQTAAGQPSSGQQITTLAPRRLPPSRDSLEKLRAVYVAQIMGEIAGKENQPAEQVFKNIQVLKGITAAELVHKMDKEYATPLSWNCTNCHRLANQGNWASDTAQDKKRARFMQQMTNDINLVTLPKLYPKDTPKVTCATCHRGYNEPPPPEYMIPERGKPGGLPFPPPRGTTTPPPATKPPGA
- the cax gene encoding calcium/proton exchanger, giving the protein MLTRQDRIVFAGTIAAVILTAALRIGGANDVLRFIATAAALSLLAMNVSRGTEQLGGHLGPAATGILQAALGNLPELLVCTFALRAGLVSVVQGALIGSILANSLLILGLAILVGGLKHGRMLYDSESPRLIVSLMMLAVAALTIPTLAAELHTPAAGHEKALSVACSLLLIAVFVASLPFSLGSNPERSARHVKVTAGEPEWSIMLATATLACASVGAAVVSDWFVEALEPAIRALHISEAFAGIVVVAIAGNAVENVAGIRLAAKNRPQYAMSVVLNSSLLIALVVIPILVLYSVVFGGGALTLVLPPLFIAALLLSTLTSAIIVNDGEATWIEGVALMGLYGIIAAAFWWG